From the Fulvia fulva chromosome 2, complete sequence genome, one window contains:
- a CDS encoding Endoplasmic reticulum transmembrane helix translocase, producing MSSRAPLVDRPEIKSASLHNPTPLLLHTYIWPFLILWPAFFSFYLSQESYDKYINGQEWTFVFSGSIVTLQSLLWLMTFWNVNIRALFTATRAKDVQNAGLIKVIPQENAGASEICEIKKERVAGRESTSFLFQKRRFLWNEEKGTFAPLAYSIDQEPKPLIKEFQQSKGLTNGSEIEKFQQYYGQNVFDIPVPTFTELFKEHAVAPFFVFQIFCVGLWMLDEYWYYSLFTLFMLVVFESTVVWQRQRTLKEFRGMSIKPYAVWVYRQNKWTEVQSDALLPGDLVSVGRTKEDSGVACDMILAEGSAIVNEAMLSGESTPVLKDSVQLRPADARLEPEGLDKNAFLWGGTKVLQVQRGNGSADSSSEAVPQISSGVPPAPDGGALAIVIKTGFETNQGALVRTMIYSTERVSANNVEALLFILFLTFFAVVASWYVWQEGVKQDRKRSKLLLDCVLIVTSVVPPELPMELSLAVNTSLAALSKYAIFCTEPFRIPFAGRVDVACFDKTGTLTGEDLVVDGIAGLFLGRNDVRTESDGAQSQLTRVTDVGQETALTLATAHALVKLEDGDVVGEPMEKATLQSLGWVLNKNDTLSPKVGGGNSVQIKRRFQFSSALKRQSSVATAVTVDRQTGRKSKGTFVGVKGAPETIRKMLIDAPTKYEETFKFFSRNGARVLALGYRYLSTNDELSPKKINDLKREDVEQQLHFAGFLILQCPLKPDAIKAVRMLNDSSHRVVMITGDNPLTAVHVARQVEIVDREVLILDAPEHDDSGEKLVWRSVDDKTNVPVDATKDLDLEGVLKNKDLCVTGYGLAKFRDKKAWHSLLRHAWVYARVSPKQKEDILLGLKEQGYTTLMAGDGTNDVGALKQAHVGVALLNGTKEDMDRISKNFRETKMKEIYEKQKAMMQRFNQPDPPVPAHIAHLYPPGPKNPHYDKAMEREQSTKTQILAQREAEANATANGTMEKYTPAVQAAEQTNGQPKSPQELKKGKAQAAASSMAEKLSMSMLEDELNADEPPTIKLGDASVAAPFTSKLANVVAIPNIIRQGRCTLVATIQMYKILALNCLISAYSLSVLYLDGIKFGDGQVTISGMLMSVCFLSISRAKPVEALSKERPQNNIWNWYIIPSVLAQFAVHIATLIYISNFVRKFETQKDRSEIDLEGEFQPSLLNSAIYLLQLIQQISTFAINYQGRPFRESIKENKGMYWGIVLVTSVAFSCATEFIPEINEKLKLVPFETEFKIHLVAVMVLDYVGCWTFEKVLKTLFSDYKPKDIAVRRPDQLEREQKRLAAEQEAADRAKEEAAGKA from the exons ATGTCGTCCAGGGCGCCACTCGTCGACCGGCCTGAGATCAAATCGGCGAGTCTGCACAATCCCACGCCGCTTCTGCTTCACACATACATCTGGCCCTTCCTGATCTTATGGCCTGCCTTTTTCAGCTTCTATCTTTCGCAGGAGAGCTATGACAAATACATCAACGGCCAGGAGTGGACCTTCGTCTTCTCCGGCAGCATCGTCACCCTCCAGTCGCTACTATGGCTCATGACATTTTGGAACGTCAACATCCGCGCACTCTTCACGGCGACACGAGCGAAGGACGTCCAGAATGCGGGTCTCATCAAAGTCATCCCTCAGGAGAACGCCGGCGCGAGCGAGATCTGCGAGATCAAGAAAGAGCGAGTTGCGGGCAGGGAGAGCACCAGTTTTTTGTTCCAGAAGAGGCGCTTTCTGTGGAATGAGGAGAAAGGCACATTCGCGCCACTGGCTTACAGCATCGATCAGGAGCCCAAGCCTCTGATCAAGGAGTTTCAGCAGTCAAAGGGTCTGACAAATGGATCGGAGATTGAGAAGTTCCAGCAGTACTACGGACAGAATGTCTTCGACATCCCAGTACCGACATTTACGGAACTGTTCAAGGAACATGCGGTCGCTCCATTCTTCGTCTTCCAGATCTTCTGTGTTGGACTCTGGATGCTGGACGAGTACTGGTACTACTCACTCTTTACACTGTTCATGCTGGTGGTCTTCGAGTCCACGGTTGTGTGGCAGCGTCAGCGAACCCTGAAGGAGTTCCGGGGCATGAGCATCAAGCCGTACGCAGTTTGGGTATACCGACAGAACAAGTGGACAGAGGTACAGAGTGATGCACTTCTTCCAGGAGATCTGGTGTCAGTGGGCAGAACCAAGGAAGACTCGGGAGTTGCATGCGACATGATATTGGCCGAGGGCAGTGCCATCGTTAACGAGGCTATGCTGTCGGGTGAGAGTACGCCTGTGCTCAAGGACTCGGTACAGCTGCGACCCGCGGACGCAAGACTGGAGCCGGAGGGTCTGGATAAGAACGCATTCCTCTGGGGAGGTACAAAGGTCTTGCAAGTACAACGCGGCAATGGCTCGGCGGACTCATCATCAGAGGCTGTACCTCAGATCTCGTCGGGCGTGCCACCAGCTCCAGATGGTGGCGCCCTGGCTATCGTGATCAAGACTGGATTTGAGACCAACCAGGGTGCACTGGTCCGAACCATGATATACTCGACAGAGCGTGTGTCTGCCAACAACGTCGAAGCCCTCCTGTTCATCCTGTTCTTGACTTTCTTCGCTGTTGTTGCGTCTTGGTACGTATGGCAGGAGGGCGTCAAGCAGGACCGCAAGCGATCGAAGCTGCTGCTGGACTGTGTTCTCATCGTCACATCCGTCGTACCACCAGAGCTTCCCATGGAGCTCAGTCTGGCTGTCAACACAAGTCTTGCAGCATTAAGCAAGTACGCCATCTTCTGTACTGAGCCTTTCCGGATACCATTCGCCGGACGCGTGGACGTCGCTTGTTTCGACAAGACTGGAACGCTGACCGGCGAGGACCTGGTGGTTGACGGTATTGCTGGCCTCTTCTTGGGCAGGAATGACGTTCGAACCGAATCCGATGGCGCACAAAGTCAGCTCACCAGAGTCACAGACGTTGGTCAAGAAACCGCTTTGACACTCGCGACTGCTCACGCTCTGGTGAAGCTTGAGGACGGTGACGTGGTTGGCGAACCTATGGAAAAAGCTACTCTGCAGTCGCTGGGATGGGTGCTCAACAAGAACGATACCTTGAGCCCGAAAGTCGGGGGCGGCAACTCTGTTCAGATCAAGCGCCGCTTCCAGTTCTCATCTGCCCTCAAGCGACAAAGCTCCGTGGCTACTGCTGTCACAGTTGATCGTCAGACTGGTAGGAAGTCCAAAGGCACCTTCGTTGGCGTCAAGGGCGCGCCTGAGACCATCCGCAAAATGCTTATCGACGCTCCGACCAAGTACGAAGAGACTTTCAAGTTCTTCAGCAGGAACGGAGCACGTGTGCTGGCGCTGGGCTACAGATACTTGTCCACAAATGATGAGCTCTCACCAAAGAAGATCAACGACCTTAAGCGCGAAGACGTGGAGCAGCAGCTTCACTTCGCCGGGTTCCTCATTCTGCAATGCCCTCTCAAACCGGATGCCATCAAGGCAGTGCGCATGCTCAACGACAGCAGCCACCGTGTGGTAATGATTACGGGAGACAACCCGCTTACTGCTGTACATGTTGCGCGGCAGGTGGAGATTGTCGATCGAGAAGTTCTCATCCTTGATGCCCCCGAGCACGACGACAGCGGCGAGAAGCTGGTATGGCGAAGCGTAGACGACAAGACTAATGTCCCCGTCGATGCTACAAAGGACCTCGATCTAGAAGGTGTACTCAAGAACAAGGATCTCTGCGTCACCGGATATGGTCTGGCCAAATTCCGAGACAAGAAGGCGTGGCACTCGCTGCTGCGACATGCTTGGGTGTACGCCAGAGTCTCACCAAAGCAGAAGGAAGACATCCTGCTCGGTCTCAAAGAGCAAGGTTACACCACGCTCATGGCTGGAGATGGCACAAATGATGTCGGAGCGCTCAAGCAAGCACATGTTGGTGTTGCTTTGTTGAACGGCACTAAGGAGGACATGGACAGGATCAGCAAGAACTTCCGCGAGACGAAGATGAAGGAGATTTACGAAAAGCAAAAGGCTATGATGCAGCGGTTCAACCAGCCAGACCCTCCGGTACCGGCACACATCGCTCATCTCTATCCACCTGGACCTAAGAATCCACACTACGACAAGGCTATGGAGCGGGAGCAGTCCACGAAGACTCAGATCTTGGCACAGAGGGAAGCTGAGGCGAATGCCACTGCCAATGGTACCATGGAGAAGTACACACCGGCGGTCCAGGCAGCCGAACAAACCAACGGACAGCCCAAGTCGCCTCAGGAGCTCAAGAAGGGAAAAGCACAGGCTGCAGCTAGCTCGATGGCCGAGAAGCTCTCCATGTCTATGCTGGAGGACGAACTCAACGCAGACGAGCCACCGACGATCAAGCTTGGCGATGCGTCTGTCGCCGCGCCCTTTACCAGTAAACTTGCCAACGTCGTTGCCATTCCCAACATCATCCGACAAGGACGATGCACTTTGGTGGCGACAATCCAGATGTACAAGATCTTGGCGCTGAACTGCTTGATTAGTGCTTACAGTTTGAGCGTCCTGTACCTGGATGGCATCAAGTTCGGAGATGGACAAGTGACAATAAGTGGAATGCTCATGAGTGTCTGCTTCTTGAGCATCTCCCGCGCGAAG CCTGTCGAGGCACTCTCCAAAGAGCGCCCACAGAACAACATCTGGAATTGGTACATCATACCGTCTGTGCTCGCACAATTCGCGGTCCACATCGCCACCCTGATCTACATCTCAAACTTCGTCCGCAAGTTTGAGACCCAAAAGGACCGCAGCGAAATCGACCTTGAGGGTGAGTTCCAGCCATCACTGCTGAACTCTGCCATCTACCTCCTCCAGCTCATCCAGCAAATCTCGACCTTCGCCATCAACTACCAGGGCAGACCCTTCCGTGAGTCCATTAAGGAGAACAAGGGCATGTACTGGGGCATCGTGCTTGTTACGTCGGTCGCTTTCTCCTGTGCCACCGAGTTCATCCCTGAGATCAACGAGAAGCTGAAGCTTGTGCCGTTCGAGACGGAGTTCAAGATTCATCTTGTGGCAGTTATGGTGTTGGACTATGTTGGATGCTGGACTTTTGAGAAGGTACTCAAGACGCTGTTTAGCGATTACAAGCCTAAAGATATCGCGGTCAGGAGGCCGGACCAGCTTGAGAGGGAGCAGAAGAGGTTGGCTGCTGAGCAAGAAGCGGCAGATCGAGCTAAGGAGGAAGCTGCTGGGAAGGCGTGA
- a CDS encoding Importin subunit beta-2, whose translation MAWQPQPENLAQLAQCLRDSLSGHDIAAQKKAEQMLRQAKSSPDINNYLTYIAVNPTPPQGMTPEAYHAARSASAIMLKNNVKTSYKSMPESNKSYIRANILQGLQDRNTQIRNYIGNVITEVIRQGGVLGWPQVLPDLVSLVANESSALETQDGAMGALQKICEDNRKALDDEYQTQRPLAFLLPKLVEFMHSQNPKVRSRSLATINVFLSEPVALTVRDHINDILPEIVRLATDSNDDVRRFVCRAFALLADALPEVLAPHIGGVIEYTISQQKAEQNDELALDAAEFFFEASSRPGLRDAMGPYLSRIVPVLLDCMVYSEDDQIRLEGDDDDADVEDEAKDIKPQFATSKTSRDAGSNTQANGQVKPAVNGFAYEDDDDPSEGEIDEDDLDDIDPEEEWNLRKCSAASLDSLASHFHGAVFQEVLPWLESNVKHRDWPNREAAVLALGAIGPGCMDDIKPHLPQLIPYMLSLLQDIQPVVRQITCWSLSRFASWAAHDEEAPKDQFFVPMMEGLLNRMLDNNKKVQESAASAFAALEEKANTKLAPYCHVILQQFVQCFGRYKDKNMYILYDCVQTLAEHASPTLAEPQNVNLLMPALIERWKNVQDQSREMFPLLECLSFVATALGAQFAPFAQPLFTRCIKLIQQNLEDGITAEQSFLDTPDKDFLVTSLDLLSSIIQALNEEQSTLLAGHAEPNMFQLLAYCMEDSNNDVRQSAYALLGDCAIYIFPQLKQYLSALMGILIQQLDINNIRGDPETAYRVINNACWSCGEIAMRMKEGMEPYVERLLTKLAVIMFSADVPDSLNENAAIALGRLGLGCHQALAPHLANFAGPFLRSMQKVGWTDEKGHAYKGFVNVVLDNPSALEKCLLDFFMEMANAPGVFLTGMQEDGPLAGFERVLAQYKQMIGDPGFDNFLHNLPPMQEQALRQLYAF comes from the coding sequence ATGGCGTGGCAACCACAACCAGAGAATCTGGCCCAGCTGGCCCAGTGTTTGCGAGACTCGCTCAGCGGCCACGACATTGCTGCACAGAAAAAGGCCGAACAGATGCTTCGCCAGGCAAAGTCGTCTCCAGATATCAACAACTACTTAACGTATATCGCGGTCAACCCTACGCCACCTCAAGGCATGACCCCGGAAGCATACCACGCAGCTCGCAGTGCATCAGCCATCATGCTCAAGAACAACGTCAAGACCTCCTACAAGTCCATGCCAGAATCAAACAAGTCGTACATCAGAGCGAACATCCTACAGGGCCTACAGGATCGCAACACGCAGATCCGTAACTACATCGGCAACGTCATCACAGAGGTCATACGACAAGGTGGCGTTCTCGGCTGGCCACAGGTTCTGCCGGATCTAGTCAGCCTCGTTGCTAACGAGTCATCTGCCCTTGAAACCCAGGACGGTGCAATGGGCGCTCTACAGAAGATTTGCGAGGACAACCGAAAAGCGCTTGACGACGAGTACCAAACACAGCGGCCTCTAGCTTTCTTGCTACCCAAGCTCGTTGAATTCATGCACAGCCAGAACCCAAAAGTACGGTCGCGGTCGCTTGCCACGATCAACGTCTTCCTGAGCGAGCCTGTGGCGCTCACTGTTCGCGACCACATCAACGACATCCTTCCAGAGATTGTCCGTCTAGCCACTGATTCAAACGATGACGTACGCCGGTTCGTATGTCGTGCCTTTGCGCTTCTTGCAGACGCCCTTCCCGAAGTACTTGCTCCACATATTGGAGGTGTCATCGAGTATACAATCTCGCAGCAAAAAGCTGAGCAGAACGATGAGCTGGCTCTTGATGCCGCAGAGTTCTTCTTCGAGGCAAGCAGCAGACCCGGCCTTCGAGATGCGATGGGCCCCTATCTCAGTCGAATCGTACCCGTCCTTCTGGACTGCATGGTCTACAGCGAAGACGATCAGATCAGATTGGAAGGCGATGATGATGATGCAGACGTGGAAGATGAGGCCAAAGACATTAAGCCTCAATTCGCCACTTCGAAGACATCTCGCGACGCAGGTTCAAACACGCAAGCAAACGGGCAAGTCAAACCTGCTGTCAACGGGTTTGCCTACGAAGACGACGACGATCCTAGTGAGGGCGAAATCGACGAAGATGATTTGGATGATATTGATCCGGAAGAGGAGTGGAACTTACGCAAATGCTCGGCAGCGTCACTCGACAGTCTGGCCAGCCACTTTCACGGCGCCGTCTTTCAAGAGGTTCTACCTTGGCTGGAGTCGAACGTGAAGCACAGGGACTGGCCAAACCGCGAAGCGGCTGTCCTCGCTCTGGGTGCTATCGGACCCGGCTGCATGGACGACATCAAGCCACATCTTCCACAGCTTATCCCGTATATGCTCAGCCTGTTACAGGATATTCAGCCAGTCGTACGACAAATCACCTGCTGGTCACTCAGTCGCTTTGCGTCCTGGGCTGCACATGATGAAGAAGCACCGAAGGACCAATTCTTCGTTCCCATGATGGAAGGTCTTCTCAACCGCATGTTGGACAATAACAAGAAAGTACAAGAGTCAGCAGCTTCGGCTTTTGCAGCACTCGAGGAGAAGGCGAACACAAAGCTGGCGCCCTACTGCCATGTCATCCTGCAGCAGTTCGTGCAGTGCTTCGGCAGATACAAGGACAAGAACATGTACATTCTGTACGACTGTGTTCAGACACTAGCTGAGCATGCCTCACCGACGCTTGCAGAACCGCAGAATGTCAACCTCCTCATGCCGGCATTGATCGAGCGCTGGAAGAATGTGCAGGATCAGTCTCGAGAGATGTTCCCGCTATTGGAATGCTTATCCTTCGTGGCAACGGCATTGGGTGCGCAGTTCGCACCCTTCGCGCAGCCATTGTTCACCCGCTGCATCAAGCTGATACAGCAGAACCTTGAGGATGGCATCACTGCGGAGCAGTCCTTCCTCGACACCCCTGACAAAGACTTTCTCGTAACCAGCTTGGATCTGCTCAGCTCTATCATTCAGGCGCTAAACGAGGAGCAGAGCACTCTGCTGGCTGGTCATGCCGAACCCAACATGTTCCAACTGCTGGCCTACTGCATGGAAGATTCCAACAACGATGTGCGGCAGTCAGCTTATGCTTTGCTCGGCGACTGTGCGATCTACATCTTCCCTCAGCTCAAGCAATATCTCTCGGCACTGATGGGGATCTTGATTCAGCAGCTCGACATCAACAACATCAGGGGGGACCCCGAAACCGCTTACAGGGTCATTAACAACGCCTGTTGGTCGTGCGGTGAAATTGCCATGCGAATGAAAGAGGGTATGGAGCCATACGTGGAACGTCTTTTGACGAAGCTGGCCGTCATTATGTTCAGTGCCGATGTTCCCGATTCACTTAACGAGAATGCTGCGATTGCGTTGGGCCGACTTGGACTCGGCTGTCACCAAGCGCTGGCACCTCACCTCGCCAATTTCGCTGGACCATTCCTGCGATCGATGCAAAAGGTCGGCTGGACGGACGAGAAAGGTCACGCGTACAAAGGCTTCGTCAACGTGGTGCTCGACAATCCATCAGCTTTAGAGAAGTGTCTACTGGACTTCTTCATGGAGATGGCGAATGCACCTGGCGTCTTTCTGACGGGCATGCAGGAGGATGGCCCATTGGCAGGCTTCGAGCGTGTGCTGGCTCAATACAAGCAGATGATCGGTGACCCCGGTTTCGACAATTTCTTGCATAACCTACCTCCCATGCAAGAGCAGGCGCTGCGCCAGCTGTACGCCTTTTAG
- a CDS encoding Mitochondrial intermembrane space import and assembly protein 40 — protein MFRPAFRAASTARTVPKAQTVGRRFASTAPSTSRSWKGSAVRWTAAGAIVYYYNTATVFAEEPKYAINGPPETHSESETYQNIDSIAEKRRARARATQQQSQPSERTIVADGAAPDAEQVAAGGPEALEEEADQQGAFNEETGEINWDCPCLGGMAHGPCGEQFRAAFSCFVYSKEEPKGVDCIEHFKTMQDCFREHPEIYGSELDEEEVDAQIDAEGKEASTLVSEQPAPAAAIANASNATPSNEPEHRQRVRAAKDQVSQSTGPQDEVDQVVPKAWHDGREASTAK, from the exons ATGTTCCGACCGGCGTTCAGGGCAGCTTCGACCGCACGCACCGTACCAAAAGCACAAACAGTTGGGAGACGATTCGCCAGCACTGCGCCTTCAACGTCAAGGAGTTGGAAGGGCTCTGCTGTGAGATGGACTGCGGCTGGCGCCATAGTGTACTACTATAACACCGCGACAGTGTTCGCAGAAGAGCCAAAAT ATGCAATCAACGGGCCACCGGAGACGCACAGCGAGTCCGAGACCTACCAGAACATCGACTCGATCGCAGAGAAACGTAGAGCTCGAGCACGAGCAACGCAGCAACAATCACAGCCTTCTGAGCGGACGATAGTGGCCGACGGTGCAGCACCAGATGCCGAGCAAGTTGCAGCAGGAGGACCGGAGGCCCTAGAGGAAGAAGCAGATCAACAGGGCGCCTTCAATGAGGAGACGGGAGAGATCAACTGGGACTGCCCGTGCTTGGGCGGGATGGCACACGGTCCTTGTGGCGAGCAGTTCAGAGCTGCTTTCAGCTGTTTTGTCTACTCGAAAGAAGAGCCCAAGGGCGTGGACTGCATCGAGCACTTTAAGACAATGCAAGATTGCTTCCGCGAGCACCCGGAGATTTACGGTTCGGAGCTCGACGAGGAGGAGGTGGATGCTCAGATCGACGCAGAAGGAAAGGAGGCTAGTACCCTGGTGTCAGAGCAGCCAGCCCCAGCAGCGGCGATTGCGAATGCATCAAATGCTACGCCATCGAACGAACCCGAGCATCGACAGCGTGTGCGAGCGGCCAAGGATCAAGTTAGCCAGAGTACAGGGCCCCAGGACGAGGTAGATCAAGTTGTGCCAAAGGCGTGGCATGATGGCCGTGAAGCATCGACGGCGAAGTAA
- a CDS encoding Thiamine pyrophosphokinase 2, which produces MEKGHGVKDKTDGGSPAQIHLTQFLAATLKENGHSDKSTTALIILNSPISDFECFERLYNHASYVLCVDGGANRLHDLLVARHHDQPWASALQKALPNAVHGDLDSVRDDVRKKYEQVGVQVSHDPDQYCTDFGKAIKKVMANVPCLENILVLGSIGGRVDQGIGLLHEMYREQKFNHPELRFWLFTESSISILLQKGTTTIHTPINKGLITPNVGILPLYGKACISIKGFEWDVTAWATEMGRQVSTSNHIMADQVFVTTDTEVLFTVERQIER; this is translated from the coding sequence ATGGAGAAGGGTCATGGTGTGAAAGACAAGACGGATGGGGGGTCTCCTGCACAGATACATCTCACGCAATTTCTGGCAGCTACGTTGAAGGAGAATGGGCACTCCGACAAATCCACGACCGCTTTGATCATCCTCAACTCCCCCATCAGCGACTTCGAGTGCTTCGAGAGACTATACAACCACGCATCCTACGTCCTTTGCGTAGATGGAGGGGCAAATCGGCTTCACGATCTGTTAGTCGCGCGTCATCACGACCAGCCGTGGGCGTCAGCTCTGCAGAAGGCGCTCCCGAATGCAGTACATGGCGACCTAGATTCTGTCAGAGACGATGTCCGAAAGAAGTACGAACAGGTTGGCGTCCAAGTATCTCATGACCCTGATCAGTACTGTACGGACTTTGGAAAGGCCATCAAGAAGGTAATGGCGAACGTGCCCTGCTTGGAAAATATCCTTGTCCTGGGCAGCATAGGTGGGCGTGTCGACCAGGGCATCGGACTCCTTCACGAGATGTATCGGGAACAGAAATTCAATCACCCGGAGCTACGTTTCTGGTTGTTTACTGAGTCCAGCATCAGCATCTTGCTGCAGAAAGGTACCACCACAATTCACACGCCAATCAACAAGGGACTCATCACTCCGAACGTGGGCATTCTGCCACTCTACGGCAAAGCCTGCATCTCGATCAAGGGATTTGAGTGGGATGTGACTGCTTGGGCGACTGAGATGGGAAGACAAGTCAGCACCTCGAACCACATAATGGCCGACCAAGTGTTCGTTACCACCGACACGGAGGTTCTGTTCACGGTCGAAAGGCAGATAGAACGATGA
- a CDS encoding Cullin-1, with translation MSMQAAAAAASRQPPPLPASKDDIVGTWNYLEWGVEKIMYSLKDGVDLKTYMSLYTSIHNFCTAQKAVGTGQALNSTHRGAHLLGEDLYHRLNGYLKSHLEKVHKEMIEHQDEALLTFYIKEWKRYTQAGMYNNHLFRYLNRHWVKREMDEGKKDIYDIYTLHLVRWKEDMFGSTQNAVMDAVLRLVEKQRNGETIEQSKVKEVVNSFVSLGIDEADSTKTTLDVYRQYFEKPYLDATAAYYDRESQSFLAENSVVDYMKKAEKRLDEEKERVPLYLLPEIMVPLMKTCEQSLIAKHAPVLRDEFQILLDNDREEDMARMYKLLARIPEGLDPLRAKFETHVRTAGHQAVEKVADQGENLDPKAYIDALLEVHTQYAALVQNAFTGESEFVRSLDNACREYVNRNKACAKNSNRSPELLAKHSDNVLKRSTKATEEDDMEKMLDHIMTIFKYIEDKDVFQKFYSRHLAKRLVNGTSASADAETSMISKLKDASGFEYTNKLQRMYQDIQTSRDLNAEYEDWRNQNIDKEDRKDDVDANYQVLGTGFWPLQPPSTPFAPPLAIVKTYERFATFYNKKHGGRKLSWLWHLCKGEIRANYVKLNKVPYTFQVSTYQMAILLMFNDSDTVSYDEFSEMTSLAKETLDPSIGIMIKAKVLTASPEGASPQSGTSYSLNHGFKNKKLKVNLNVAIKAEQKQEAEDTHKTIEEDRKMLMQSAIVRIMKSRKQMKHNQLVSETIGQIKSRFMPKVADIKKCIDILLEKEYLERLDADELGYLA, from the exons ATGTCGATGCAGGCGGCAGCAGCTGCGGCCAGCAGACAGCCACCACCCCTTCCAGCATCCAAAGACGACATAGTGGGCACATGGAACTACCTCGAGTGGGGTGTCGAGAAGATCATGTACAGCTTGAAGGACGGCGTTGACCTCAAGACGTACATGTCGTTGTACACCAGCATCCACAACTTCTGCACAGCGCAAAAGGCAGTCGGCACCGGACAAGCTCTCAACTCAACCCACCGTGGCGCACACCTACTCGGAGAAGACCTTTACCACCGGCTCAATGGGTACCTTAAGAGCCATCTGGAAAAAGTGCATAAGGAGATGATCGAGCACCAAGATGAGGCACTGCTCACTTTCTACATCAAGGAGTGGAAGCGATACACTCAGGCCGGCATGTACAACAACCACCTTTTCCGATATCTGAACCGCCACTGGGTCAAGCGCGAGATGGACGAGGGCAAGAAGGATATCTACGACATCTACACTCTCCACCTGGTACGATGGAAGGAGGACATGTTTGGCTCAACACAGAATGCTGTCATGGATGCCGTCTTGCGCCTCGTCGAGAAGCAGCGGAATGGCGAGACCATTGAGCAGAGCAAAGTCAAAGAGGTGGTCAACTCGTTCGTTTCCCTCGGTATCGACGAAGCAGACAGTACCAAGACCACGCTCGATGTCTACCGCCAGTACTTCGAGAAGCCGTACCTGGACGCGACCGCCGCATACTACGACAGAGAATCGCAGTCCTTCCTGGCCGAGAACTCCGTGGTTGACTATATGAAGAAGGCTGAGAAGAGACTGGATGAGGAGAAGGAGCGTGTGCCACTATACCTGCTGCCCGAGATCATGGTTCCGCTCATGAAGACTTGCGAACAATCGCTGATCGCCAAGCATGCACCTGTTCTCCGCGACGAGTTCCAGATCTTGCTTGACAACGATCGTGAAGAGGACATGGCACGCATGTATAAGCTACTTGCACGCATTCCAGAAGGTCTCGACCCGCTCCGGGCCAAGTTCGAGACCCATGTGCGGACCGCCGGTCACCAGGCAGTTGAGAAGGTTGCGGACCAAGGCGAGAACCTCGACCCAAAGGCGTACATCGATGCACTTCTGGAGGTGCACACGCAGTATGCTGCTCTCGTCCAGAATGCCTTCACCGGGGAGTCCGAGTTTGTTCGCTCGCTTGACAATGCCTGCAGAGAGTACGTCAACCGCAACAAGGCCTGCGCGAAGAACTCGAATCGATCACCTGAGCTACTGGCGAAGCACTCCGATAACGTCCTCAAGCGGTCTACTAAGGCCACCGAAGAAGACGATATGGAGAAGATGCTCGATCACATCATGACCATTTTCAAGTAcatcgaggacaaggacgtctTTCAGAAGTTCTACTCGCGGCACTTGGCCAAGCGTTTGGTCAACGGCACCAGCGCTTCGGCTGATGCTGAGACGTCCATGATCTCTAAACTCAAGGATGCTTCAGGGTTCGAGTACACTAACAAATTGCAGCGTATGTACCAAGACATCCAGACATCGAGGGATCTCAATGCCGAGTACGAAGACTGGCGGAATCAGAATATCGACAAGGAGGATCGCAAGGACGATGTCGATGCCAACTACCAGGTCTTGGGTACCGGATTCTGGCCGCTGCAACCTCCAAGTACACCATTCGCACCACCGCTTGCCATTGTCAAAACGTATGAGCGCTTCGCAACGTTCTACAACAAGAAGCACGGTGGCCGCAAGCTTAGCTGGTTGTGGCATCTGTGCAAGGGCGAGATCCGTGCCAACTATGTGAAGTTGAACAAGGTCCCATACACCTTCCAGGTCTCGACTTACCAGATGGCGATCCTGCTCATGTTCAACGATTCCGATACCGTCAGCTACGATGAGTTCTCCGAGATGACCTCCCTCGCCAAGGAGACACTTGACCCATCCATCGGCATCATGATCAAGGCCAAGGTCTTGACAGCCAGCCCAGAGGGCGCATCGCCACAGAGTGGCACATCATACTCGCTCAACCATGGCTTCAAGAACAAGAAGCTGAAGGTCAATCTCAACGTGGCCATCAAGGCGGAGCAGAAGCAAGAGGCCGAGGACACGCACAAGACGATTGAAGAGGACCGTAAGATGCTGATGCAG TCAGCTATCGTGCGCATCATGAAGTCTCGCAAGCAGATGAAGCACAACCAGCTCGTGTCGGAGACGATCGGCCAGATCAAGAGCCGCTTCATGCCCAAGGTGGCCGACATCAAGAAGTGCATTGACATCCTCCTGGAGAAGGAGTACCTCGAGCGTCTGGATGCCGATGAACTTGGCTATCTTGCTTAA